The following are encoded in a window of Rosa chinensis cultivar Old Blush chromosome 4, RchiOBHm-V2, whole genome shotgun sequence genomic DNA:
- the LOC112200545 gene encoding MLP-like protein 43 — MALSSSTTGKLETLEEVVEIKSSADKLYAIITTEHHNVPKASSDHIHDVAVHEGDWETSGSIKLWKYTVDGTVETLKEKVEIDEANKRVSFTALEGHVLEQYKNYNSIIQVTPKSDEGSNLVKITVEYEKLNEGDQPPNKYLRFLVNVMKDIDAHLIAS; from the exons ATGGCTTTGAGTAGCAGTACTACTGGCAAACTGGAGACTCTGGAGGAGGTGGTAGAGATCAAATCCTCAGCTGATAAATTGTACGCGATCATAACCACCGAGCACCATAATGTTCCCAAAGCCTCCTCTGATCATATACACGACGTTGCAGTACATGAAGGTGACTgggaaacttctggttcaatAAAGCTCTGGAAATATACCGTAG ATGGAACTGTTGAGACACTTAAGGAGAAGGTGGAGATAGATGAAGCAAACAAGAGGGTGAGTTTCACAGCATTGGAGGGACATGTGCTGGAGCAGTACAAAAACTATAACAGTATCATTCAGGTCACTCCAAAGAGTGATGAAGGATCTAATCTGGTCAAAATTACTGTGGAATATGAAAAGCTTAATGAAGGTGATCAGCCTCCAAATAAGTACCTTCGCTTTCTGGTCAATGTCATGAAGGATATTGATGCACATCTTATTGCTTCTTAA